The DNA sequence ATATGTTTCTTTATCAATTTCTTTAATATCGTTTTTGATTTTGATTATAACTGGAAAAATGTTAAATGATTCTAAAACTAAAGAAATAGGAATATTTAAAGTACTAGGAGCCAAAACTTTTGTATGCATGTTATATCATATAACATCTCTTATTGTAATTTTATTAATAGCAGGTATAATAAGTTTTTCACTTTATTATCCAATTCATTTATGGGTTTCTAGTTATATACAACTTATGGAGTTTCAAGTTAACATTGATTGAGTTTACAATTTCAAAGTGGTATCGATTACCTGAATTTCATTAACCATTCTTTCTATACTAATTTATACTATAATTTCTTTCAAAAAAATTAATGAAAAAACTTCGAATTTATTAAAATAGTTCTAGAAGAAAAGAATATAAAAATCTTAAAAAACATTCATATACTTTAAATAGTGTTTTTTTTATTTTTAAAATAAATCAAATGAAATTTTATATTCTTGCATTTCTTCCTTATGTATTTGTGTTAATAAAATTTGTAGTAATACTGAACATTTTTTGATACTTATGTAAATAAATAAAAATATTTGATGGAGAAAAAATGAAAAAAATTATAAAAGGCTTATTATTTTCATCTACAATTGTTGCAATTGGTGTACCAACCGTAGTAGCAATTGGGTTAAATTCAAAACAAGCTAAAGCTTGAACTGTGGATACTTCTAATATTTCTACTAATAAATATGCATATAAACGCGTTAATGGATTAGATTTATTTGTTGCAAATGAAGGAACAGTAGAAGTATCGCACAATTGATTTGTTCCTGATAAAGCATACTGGGATGGAAAATCATGATCTAATGTTGTAAAAGATAAGAAACCATACCAAATCCCTTACATTGCTATGACAAACAATTATTGAATTGATTACTGAGGAATTCATGGAGCAACTTTTTCAGGTGGAATAAGCGCTGGAACAAGTGGAGTAAATGCTTCTTTAGGTGGTTCTGTTTCAATATCAAAATCTGATAAAAGTTATGAAGAAACACTTACAACAACAAGCAGTGAACGAATAAAAAATGAATATAATGTTTCTGCTAAATTTTCAAGTTGAATCGATGGTTCTGTAAATATCAAAACACTTTTTAAATTGAATAATTCATATTATGTTTCGGTAGATACTGAAGTTAGTTCTATAAATAAAAATATTTATAATAGTTTTGAAGGTTCGCATTTTGATTAATATTAAAAACTTAAGTAAAAAATATGAAAACCAATATGTAATAAAAAATCTAAATGTAGAATTTGAGAAAAATAAATTAATTTTCATTACAGGTAGGTCAGGTTGCGGTAAGTCAACTTTGCTTAATATAATTGGTGGGTTGGAAAAATGTGATTCTGGTGAGATATTATTTGGTAATAACGAAGTAGATTTTGAAAATAAAAAAGAAGAAATAAAGATAGATTATGTTTTTCAAAATTTTAATCTAATTGAGAATTTAAGTGGTTTACAAAATATTTTAATTTCAAATCAAATTATAAATAGAGAAGTTGATGTATCTGATATATATGAAATCGCAAAAGTGCTTAATATTTCCAAAAAAACTTTAAATAAAAAAGTGTCAAAACTAAGTGGTGGAGAAAAGCAAAGGATTGCGATCATACGTTCATTATCTAGAGGATCTGACATTTTACTTTGTGATGAACCAACTGGAAATTTAGATGCTAAAAATAGTGATGAGATCTTTAATTTACTTTCAAAATTAAAAGATTCTAAAACTATTATTGTAGTTTCCCACGATCTTGAGTCTGCAAAAAAATATGGTGATTATATCTTTGATATGGAAACAAAAATGGTGATGGAAAATAAATTACCCTCAGTGGATAAAAAACCAGTCGTTAATGTTAAAAGTCATAAGACAAAATTTAGCAAATATAAACCAATTTTAAGTTTAACTTGATCTGATTTTAAGAGAAAATGATTACTATTTTTATTAGTGCTTTTAACATTTGTAACAACATGCATATCAACAAGTACAGCTGTTAACTTAACACAAAAAACTTTTAATATAAATTCATCATATAAAAATCAAATTGAGCAAAATATTTACGAAGTTGAAACAAAACACCACTCAAGTTATATTACCAACTATGATTTAGAACATATTAATGAAAAAGGTTTTGATTACATTTCACAAAATTACATAACACGAATTCCATATTATTATATTAATGGTGAAAAAACGTTTCTTGAAGATATATTTTTTGTAGATAATGGTGAATATTTATCAAATAATATTTGAATTAATTCAAATAAAAAAATTCCATTTTTAAATGATAATGAAATTATTTTAGGAAAAGATATTGTAGATAAATTAAAAATAGAAGATCCTATAGGCAAGAAATTTGAAATACTTATATCAAAAAATGATGAAGAAATTAAACAAGAATTTACAATAATTGGAATTAATGAAAATATTAATGTTAGAGATATTTATCACACATATTTAAATAAAAATGTTTCATTGAATTGAAGTTATGACATTGCAAAAATATTTAGTAAAGATGTTTATCTTGAAAATATAACATTGAATGGAAAACCAACACCCACATTGGACTCGACTAAGATACAAAAAGTCTTACCTCAAAATGACAATATTAAAATTTTAGATGGTCGACATATAGAAAATTATGACGAAATTTTAATTCCATCCAGTGATGTTTATGCGGATAAAAAATATCTCAACGAATATTTTAATATTGGTGGAATTCATAGAGGTTTTTATGTAAAAGTTGTCGGGATATACGAAAACGATAGTGACGAAATAATGATTTCCAATGATTTATATAATATAAAAAATGAAAATGTATTCAAGTCTATTAATATTTATACAGATGATAAAATCAAAATAAAAGAGTTAGAAAAAGAAGGTTATAGGATTGTTAATTACACAGATGAAGCTATAGCTAAAATTGTAAGTAGTCAAAATTCTACATCAATTATTTTAGCCTATATTTCTTTTGCTTTATCTTTCTTATCATTGCTCTTCATAACTGTTTTTAGCTTTATGAGTATTCATTCAAAACGTAAAATAATTGGAATATTAAAAATCTATGGTGCAAAACCTTTTCAAAGTTTAATGTACCATATTTCAAGCATCGTTATATTAATGATATTAACATTAATTGTTTCCTTAATTTTTGTTCAACCCATTCAATTTTTACTATATTCAAATATGAATAGTTTTGCTAAAATAACACCTATTGTCACTGAGGTATATGCAAAAACCTTGATTACATGGATAATAATTTTTAGTCTTACCATTTTTATATATACATCAATTTCCCTTAGTACTTTTTTTAAAAAAAGCTTGCTTTTATTAAGAGGTTAATGTCTAAAATACAGAATTGGTCTGTATTTTTATATTTATTTGATTATTTTGTAAGATCCATAAAAATAAAATGCTCATCGCTTATTACAGAGAATTAAATATATTAAATCAAAGTGTTTGAATGTCTTAACAAATTTTGTTTTATTTTATTTTTGATCCATACCTGTGATTCTTAAACCCAAAAATAATATATTTATATCAAAATTTATTAAAATAAAATCAGAAAGGAAAAATGAAAAAAATATATAAAAAATATTTATTGATTTCAAGTTTAATTCTTGGAACATTGTTTATTTCTATTCCAACAGTAATTTTAGTTAGTAAAAAAATTAAGACTAAAAGAACAATTAATTCATTACCATTTATGATCGTAGAACCACTTAATACTGATATATATGATGATTTAATTGAATCTAAATTAGTCGAAAATAAAGGTTTTATAAATATATATAATACAAAAGAAGTATCATCATTAGATACATTATATGAATTTAATAAACTTTCAAAGCTATTGAATTCTGATAATATGTGATTAAATAACCAAATCAGTGAACTGATTAATACGGTTAATTTTGAAACATATAGCTATGATACTGATTTTATAAAGTCTTTGTATTTATCTGAAGAAAATAATAAGTTAAATTTATATAAACTTGATAAGAATATAGAAAAATTTTGAAATTATGAATTGTGTATTTTTGAATTTTTTCCTTATTCTGATACTAATTTAGATTATA is a window from the Mycoplasma anserisalpingitidis genome containing:
- a CDS encoding ATP-binding cassette domain-containing protein, whose translation is MINIKNLSKKYENQYVIKNLNVEFEKNKLIFITGRSGCGKSTLLNIIGGLEKCDSGEILFGNNEVDFENKKEEIKIDYVFQNFNLIENLSGLQNILISNQIINREVDVSDIYEIAKVLNISKKTLNKKVSKLSGGEKQRIAIIRSLSRGSDILLCDEPTGNLDAKNSDEIFNLLSKLKDSKTIIVVSHDLESAKKYGDYIFDMETKMVMENKLPSVDKKPVVNVKSHKTKFSKYKPILSLTWSDFKRKWLLFLLVLLTFVTTCISTSTAVNLTQKTFNINSSYKNQIEQNIYEVETKHHSSYITNYDLEHINEKGFDYISQNYITRIPYYYINGEKTFLEDIFFVDNGEYLSNNIWINSNKKIPFLNDNEIILGKDIVDKLKIEDPIGKKFEILISKNDEEIKQEFTIIGINENINVRDIYHTYLNKNVSLNWSYDIAKIFSKDVYLENITLNGKPTPTLDSTKIQKVLPQNDNIKILDGRHIENYDEILIPSSDVYADKKYLNEYFNIGGIHRGFYVKVVGIYENDSDEIMISNDLYNIKNENVFKSINIYTDDKIKIKELEKEGYRIVNYTDEAIAKIVSSQNSTSIILAYISFALSFLSLLFITVFSFMSIHSKRKIIGILKIYGAKPFQSLMYHISSIVILMILTLIVSLIFVQPIQFLLYSNMNSFAKITPIVTEVYAKTLITWIIIFSLTIFIYTSISLSTFFKKSLLLLRG